The Hymenobacter oligotrophus genome has a window encoding:
- a CDS encoding ComEA family DNA-binding protein, with product MRRLGKWVRQNRAGAWLLAALLSAVGALPARAQVQDYPRQRPDLDRLMQELFAEPQSDQVPYEDLYETLLQYLQTPLNLNTATREELTGLLLLSQPQITALLEHRERNGALLSLYELQSIDELDLRTIYRLAPFATVGEPSGNAVRGPLWQRIRQEDNNALFLRYERVLEERKGYTAPTLNSNGTASSRYLGSPDKLLVRFRTSHARDFSVGLAAEKDAGEQFAWSPSTRRYGFDYYSAHLGLFERGQLKAVIVGDYQLQFGQGLLLSSGLQVGKGAETITTLRRSNLGIRPYTSVLESSFFRGAAATVAPAPGWRLTGFASLKRVDATLRSALADSLEEETTDFASGLLLTGFHRTASELRNRRSLREGVVGGNVSFAPAGSQLSLGLTAVGTTFGQPLQRRPEPYNRYEFGGRQNLAVSAHYSYGWRNLSLFGETARSSSGGLGTVNGLLASLGSDVDAAVLYRHYARNFHTLYGNAFGENTRNINESGLYLGLKLRPVARWELSAYYDQFRFPWLRYQVSAPSRGYDWLVRVAFSPTKTSQLYAQVRTRQKAYDADDVRPMPEPVPTLRRSLLLFYDTNPTPILSLRTRLQGTHHRQHLGPRRTGYLLAQDVAVQPLRTLRLSARYALFDTDDYDTRQYAYEQDVLYAFSVPALAGRGTRVYALAEYKMGRHVTVWVRYASTTYRGQQTVGSGLEEIQGPQRSEVKAQLRLTL from the coding sequence ATGAGGCGCCTAGGTAAATGGGTACGCCAGAACAGGGCAGGGGCGTGGCTATTGGCGGCATTGCTGAGCGCCGTAGGTGCGCTGCCTGCCCGGGCTCAAGTGCAGGATTACCCGCGCCAGCGCCCCGACCTCGACCGGCTGATGCAGGAGCTGTTTGCCGAGCCGCAGAGCGACCAAGTACCCTACGAGGACCTGTACGAAACGCTGCTGCAGTACCTGCAAACCCCGCTTAACCTAAACACGGCCACGCGCGAAGAGCTAACCGGCCTACTGCTACTGTCGCAGCCGCAGATTACGGCCTTGCTCGAGCACCGCGAGCGAAACGGCGCCCTGCTGAGCCTCTACGAGCTGCAAAGCATCGACGAGCTGGACCTGCGCACCATTTACCGCCTGGCGCCCTTCGCAACGGTGGGCGAGCCGAGCGGCAACGCCGTACGCGGCCCCCTGTGGCAGCGCATTCGGCAAGAAGACAACAACGCTTTGTTTCTGCGCTACGAGCGGGTGCTGGAGGAGCGCAAAGGGTACACCGCGCCCACCCTCAACAGCAACGGCACCGCCTCCAGCCGTTACCTAGGCTCGCCCGACAAGCTGCTCGTGCGCTTCCGGACTAGCCACGCGCGCGATTTCAGTGTTGGCCTGGCCGCCGAGAAAGACGCCGGCGAGCAGTTTGCCTGGAGCCCCAGCACCCGCCGCTACGGCTTCGATTACTACTCGGCGCACCTAGGGCTGTTTGAGCGCGGCCAGTTGAAGGCCGTGATTGTGGGCGATTACCAGCTGCAGTTCGGGCAAGGCTTGTTGCTGTCATCGGGGCTGCAGGTGGGCAAAGGCGCCGAAACCATTACCACGCTGCGCCGCTCCAACCTGGGCATCAGGCCCTACACCTCGGTGCTCGAAAGCTCGTTTTTCCGCGGAGCGGCAGCCACGGTAGCGCCGGCGCCGGGCTGGCGCCTCACCGGTTTTGCCTCGCTGAAGCGTGTAGACGCCACTTTGCGTAGCGCCTTGGCCGATTCGCTGGAGGAAGAAACCACGGATTTTGCCTCGGGATTGCTGCTGACGGGTTTCCATCGCACGGCCTCGGAGCTCCGCAACCGCCGCAGCCTGCGCGAGGGCGTGGTGGGCGGCAACGTCAGCTTTGCGCCTGCCGGTAGCCAGCTCAGCCTAGGGCTTACGGCCGTGGGCACCACCTTTGGGCAACCCCTGCAGCGCCGCCCCGAGCCGTACAACCGGTACGAGTTCGGCGGGCGGCAAAACCTGGCCGTATCGGCGCATTACAGCTACGGGTGGCGCAACCTTAGCCTGTTTGGCGAAACGGCCCGCAGCAGCAGCGGTGGCCTGGGCACCGTAAACGGTTTGCTCGCCAGCCTGGGCTCCGATGTGGATGCCGCCGTGCTGTACCGCCATTACGCGCGCAACTTTCATACGCTCTACGGCAACGCCTTCGGCGAAAACACCCGCAACATCAACGAGAGCGGCTTGTACCTAGGGCTGAAGCTGCGCCCGGTAGCGCGCTGGGAGTTGTCGGCCTACTACGATCAGTTTCGGTTTCCGTGGTTGCGCTACCAGGTTAGTGCCCCATCGCGCGGGTACGATTGGCTGGTGCGCGTGGCGTTTTCGCCTACCAAAACCAGCCAGCTCTACGCCCAGGTGCGCACCCGCCAAAAAGCCTACGACGCCGACGATGTAAGGCCAATGCCCGAGCCCGTGCCCACGCTGCGCCGCTCGCTGCTGCTGTTCTACGACACCAACCCCACGCCCATCCTCAGCCTGCGCACGCGCCTGCAGGGCACCCACCACCGCCAGCACCTAGGGCCCCGGCGCACGGGCTACTTGTTGGCGCAGGATGTGGCAGTGCAGCCACTGCGCACCCTGCGCCTCTCGGCCCGCTACGCCCTGTTCGATACCGACGACTACGACACCCGCCAATATGCTTACGAGCAAGACGTGCTCTACGCCTTTTCGGTGCCGGCGCTGGCGGGCCGCGGCACACGCGTGTATGCGCTGGCCGAGTACAAAATGGGCCGCCACGTTACGGTTTGGGTGCGTTACGCCAGCACCACCTACCGCGGGCAGCAAACGGTAGGCTCTGGCCTCGAGGAAATACAAGGCCCGCAGCGCTCCGAGGTAAAGGCCCAGCTGCGCCTGACGTTGTAG
- a CDS encoding S46 family peptidase, protein MLKRSWLKGLLLALLLPAVARADEGMWLPLLVKRLNHADMQKKGLKLTPEEIYDVNNASLKDAIVQLGGFCTGEFVSKEGLLLTNHHCGYDAIQSHSTTQNNILQNGFYAQTRADEKANPGLFVDILVRMEDVSGKVLEGITPQTPEAERTQLVQQRQRELANAAKENGQYVAYVRDMFAGNEFYLFVYQRFGDVRLVGAPPEAVGKFGGDTDNWMWPRHTGDFSLFRVYASKDNKPTAGFAADNVPYIPKKHLPVSLQGVSEGDFSMVFGFPGRTQRFLPAAGLQMTLDQSNPARIKLRDTRLKLWKEDMDRDPALRLAYASKYASIANYWKYFIGQNEGMKRLKTVDQKKGEEAALAQWIAADPARQQQYGTVLQDINQAYEGLRQYNLSSQYVNEAAFGTEILTLASRMMPLYQALKGTDKAAVQKATEDLKEPVAEHFKDYSAATDKKVFAALLGLYMQDVAKEQQPDVFQTVQKQYGGSMPKYADYVFGNSLLTSKAKVEAFLAAPTAAKLEADPAFKTFQSVYSNYLQNILPKTQALQASLVRANRLYVAALRQKNANKVYSPDANSTLRLSYGTVRAYKGRDAVQYNYYTTGQGILEKEDNTNPEFVVPAKQSQLLQAKDFGRFADKNGTLPVAFITDNDITGGNSGSPVINGRGELIGLAFDGNWEAMTGDLAYDPDLKRCINADIRYVLWCIEKLGGAKHIVDEMTIVNNGPNPNASVAANTPAADAKSTKVKVKTKKKKPEAASAGM, encoded by the coding sequence ATGCTCAAACGTTCCTGGCTGAAAGGCCTGCTGCTGGCGCTGTTGCTGCCCGCCGTGGCCCGCGCCGACGAAGGCATGTGGCTACCCTTGCTGGTTAAGCGCCTCAACCACGCCGACATGCAGAAGAAGGGCCTCAAGCTTACGCCCGAAGAAATTTACGACGTGAACAACGCCTCGCTCAAGGATGCCATCGTGCAGTTGGGCGGCTTCTGCACCGGCGAGTTCGTGTCGAAAGAAGGCTTGCTGCTCACCAACCACCACTGCGGCTACGACGCCATTCAGAGCCACAGCACCACGCAGAACAACATTCTGCAAAACGGCTTTTACGCCCAAACCCGCGCCGACGAAAAAGCCAACCCCGGCTTGTTCGTGGATATTCTGGTGCGCATGGAGGACGTAAGCGGCAAGGTGCTGGAGGGCATTACGCCCCAAACCCCCGAGGCCGAGCGCACCCAGCTGGTGCAGCAGCGCCAGCGCGAGCTGGCCAACGCAGCCAAAGAAAACGGCCAGTACGTGGCTTATGTGCGCGACATGTTTGCCGGCAACGAGTTCTACCTGTTCGTGTACCAGCGCTTCGGCGATGTGCGCCTGGTGGGTGCTCCGCCCGAAGCGGTAGGCAAGTTTGGCGGCGACACCGACAACTGGATGTGGCCCCGCCACACCGGCGACTTCTCGCTGTTCCGGGTGTACGCCTCCAAAGACAACAAGCCGACCGCCGGCTTTGCGGCCGACAACGTGCCCTACATCCCCAAGAAGCACCTGCCCGTGAGCCTGCAAGGCGTAAGCGAAGGCGACTTCTCGATGGTGTTTGGTTTCCCGGGCCGCACGCAGCGCTTTTTGCCCGCAGCTGGCTTGCAAATGACACTCGACCAGAGCAACCCGGCCCGCATTAAGCTACGCGACACCCGCCTGAAGCTGTGGAAAGAAGACATGGACCGCGACCCGGCCCTGCGCCTTGCCTACGCCTCGAAATATGCCAGCATTGCCAACTACTGGAAGTACTTCATCGGCCAGAACGAAGGCATGAAGCGCCTGAAAACCGTTGATCAGAAGAAAGGCGAAGAGGCTGCCCTGGCTCAGTGGATTGCTGCCGACCCCGCGCGTCAGCAGCAGTACGGCACCGTGCTGCAGGACATCAACCAGGCGTACGAAGGCCTGCGCCAGTACAACCTGAGCAGCCAGTACGTAAACGAAGCTGCCTTCGGCACCGAAATCCTGACCTTGGCCTCGCGCATGATGCCGCTGTACCAGGCCCTGAAAGGCACCGACAAAGCCGCCGTGCAAAAAGCCACCGAGGACTTGAAAGAGCCCGTGGCCGAGCACTTTAAGGACTACAGCGCCGCTACCGACAAGAAGGTGTTTGCCGCGCTCCTAGGTTTGTACATGCAGGATGTGGCCAAGGAGCAGCAGCCCGACGTGTTCCAGACGGTGCAGAAGCAGTACGGCGGCTCGATGCCGAAGTACGCCGACTACGTGTTCGGCAACTCGCTGCTGACTTCGAAAGCCAAGGTAGAGGCCTTCCTGGCCGCGCCCACGGCTGCTAAGCTGGAGGCCGATCCGGCCTTCAAAACCTTCCAGTCGGTGTACTCGAACTACCTGCAGAACATCCTGCCCAAAACGCAGGCCCTGCAAGCCAGCTTGGTGCGCGCCAACCGCCTGTACGTGGCGGCCTTGCGCCAGAAGAACGCCAACAAGGTGTACTCGCCCGATGCCAACTCCACGCTGCGCCTGAGCTACGGCACCGTGCGCGCCTACAAAGGCCGCGACGCCGTGCAGTACAACTACTACACCACGGGCCAGGGTATTCTGGAGAAGGAAGACAACACGAACCCCGAGTTTGTGGTGCCGGCCAAGCAAAGCCAGCTGTTGCAAGCCAAAGATTTCGGCCGCTTTGCCGACAAAAACGGCACCCTGCCCGTCGCATTCATCACCGATAACGACATTACGGGCGGCAACTCCGGTTCGCCGGTTATCAACGGCCGTGGCGAGCTGATTGGCTTGGCCTTCGACGGCAACTGGGAAGCCATGACCGGCGACCTGGCCTACGACCCCGATCTGAAACGCTGCATCAACGCCGACATCCGCTATGTGCTGTGGTGCATCGAGAAGTTGGGCGGCGCCAAGCACATCGTGGATGAAATGACGATTGTGAACAACGGCCCGAACCCGAACGCCAGCGTAGCCGCCAACACCCCCGCGGCCGATGCGAAGTCGACCAAAGTGAAGGTGAAAACCAAGAAGAAAAAGCCCGAAGCCGCTTCGGCTGGCATGTAA
- the yidD gene encoding membrane protein insertion efficiency factor YidD has protein sequence MAALFKHFFLALVWVYRHLISPLKPATCRYTPTCSAYATEALRRHGPWRGGWLALRRIGRCHPWGGFGHDPVPEK, from the coding sequence GTGGCAGCCCTGTTCAAACACTTTTTCCTGGCTTTGGTGTGGGTGTATCGGCACTTGATTTCGCCGCTCAAGCCCGCCACCTGCCGCTACACGCCCACTTGCTCGGCCTACGCCACCGAGGCCCTGCGGCGGCACGGCCCGTGGCGCGGCGGCTGGCTGGCGCTGCGCCGCATTGGGCGCTGCCACCCGTGGGGCGGCTTCGGCCACGACCCTGTTCCGGAGAAATAA